Proteins encoded in a region of the Populus nigra chromosome 3, ddPopNigr1.1, whole genome shotgun sequence genome:
- the LOC133690379 gene encoding uncharacterized protein LOC133690379: MERKRTLTMNWDALGDHDHDDDDRFFETYDRLSSVVPIDLNSSGSDEDDDFDDTRMSFASAISSLSTSEFRNYAAAAATLSPKYSASVSPDYDIWMAAPGSITERRKRLLQGMGLNSNKELLKMASKGLMRDVTNKNIVVIDGDNSTIDHDHIGDSKQDASPSLPLPAVLLVRSRSDGDIESFSVDRKRKEELLGLISKQRLTRTSSMIIVSHGRIFPSQDSNRLSPKDARKERPVAHSSALTSIISNSRFGAFFLIKNLDTGKEFIVNEYDQDGMWNRLSDLQTGKQLTMEEFEKCVGHSPVVKELMRRENVSRLNVTDEGNDRKISANSYLSKSLRMSKRRGAALLKNIKGVAYSMSMSGSSRIQDPKQEPKLSKNSASSGWIKVRQTGKSYKELSALHLCQEIQAHQGSIWTIRFSSDARFLASGGEDRIIHIWEVQECEVMSLHDGNLTPLHPSLCSSTPSLGEVTPMSSERKKKWKASSSRKGNPIPEYVHVPETVFSLSEKPVCSFTGHLDDVLDLSWSRSQLLLSSSMDKTVRLWDMETKSCLKLFAHNDYVTCIQFNPMDERYFISGSLDAKVRIWSIPDRQLVDWTDLHEMVTAVCYTPDGQGALVGSHKGSCRMYNAEDCKLSQMECVDVQNKKRSQAKKITGFQFSPGNPSEVLVTSADSRVRILDGSEVVHKFRGFRNINSQISASFSSDGKYVVSASEDSHVYIWKREEPRPRGGTGKGKSVINTRSHESFQCRDVSVAIPWNGTVKGDPPPLQLHSKRQSKRSSAPSQPPSASTSPTKEDAAVNSKRHFPPSANESPTREENSPVKNSKRQLPPLPRKNSIDTSHTPPDEYMSLISHSDSGLGELFASSSSSIRYGDSPSISAAPTPSSSWSSSWLWLDGGSHGNQTVQATAWGLVIVTATLGGEIRTYQNFGLPRKIGRQAHLF, encoded by the exons ATGGAGCGAAAGAGAACGCTTACCATGAACTGGGATGCCCTGGGCGATCATGATCATGATGACGATGACCGTTTCTTTGAAACCTACGACCGCCTCTCCTCTGTTGTTCCTATCGACTTGAATTCTTCTGGTTCCGATGAAGACGATGACTTTGATGACACTCGTATGTCATTTGCCTCCGCCATTTCTTCCCTCTCCACTTCTGAATTCCGGAACTATGCAGCTGCCGCTGCTACCTTGTCCCCCAAGTACTCTGCTTCCGTGTCCCCAGATTATGATATCTGGATGGCAGCCCCTGGATCCATTACAGAACGTCGGAAGCGTCTCCTTCAAGGAATGGGTTTGAATAGCAATAAAGAGCTTCTTAAAATGGCAAGTAAAGGCTTGATGCGTGATgttaccaataaaaatattgttgtcaTCGACGGTGATAATTCTACTATTGATCATGATCACATTGGAGACTCCAAACAGGATGCTTCCCCCTCACTACCGCTACCGGCCGTTCTACTTGTGCGTTCAAGGTCTGACGGTGATATAGAATCATTTTCTGTtgacaggaaaagaaaagaagaattacTTGGGTTGATCTCAAAGCAACGACTTACAAGAACGTCGTCAATGATAATTGTGTCTCATGGTCGAATATTTCCATCTCAGGATTCAAACAGACTCTCACCCAAGGATGCACGAAAAGAACGCCCAGTTGCCCACAGCAGTGCACTAACttcaataatatcaaatagCCGGTTTGGGGCGTTTTTCTTGATAAAGAATTTGGATACTGGAAAAGAATTTATTGTTAACGAGTATGATCAAGATGGGATGTGGAATAGGCTCAGTGATCTACAAACAGGAAAGCAATTGACGATGGAGGAATTCGAAAAGTGCGTTGGCCATTCACCGGTTGTCAAGGAGCTGATGCGGAGAGAAAATGTTTCTAGATTGAACGTTACTGATGAGGGAAATGATCGCAAAATTAGTGCTAATTCATACCTTTCTAAGAGTTTGAGAATGAGCAAAAGAAGGGGGGCGGCtcttttgaaaaacataaaagggGTGGCTTATTCTATGTCTATGAGCGGATCGTCAAGAATTCAGGATCCAAAACAGGAGCCAAAATTGAGCAAAAACTCTGCCTCATCTGGATGGATAAAGGTTAGGCAGACAGGGAAATCGTACAAGGAGCTAAGTGCTTTGCATCTGTGTCAAGAGATTCAGGCTCACCAAGGATCAATTTGGACTATTAGGTTCAGTTCAGATGCTCGATTTCTTGCAAGTGGGGGTGAAGATAGGATTATTCATATTTGGGAAGTGCAAGAATGTGAAGTTATGTCATTGCATGATGGAAATCTTACCCCACTTCATCCATCATTATGTAGCTCAACTCCAAGCCTAGGAGAGGTTACACCAATGTCATCGGAGAGGAAGAAAAAGTGGAAGGCTTCCTCTAGCAGGAAAGGCAATCCAATTCCGGAGTACGTCCATGTGCCAGAAACTGTGTTTTCTCTATCCGAGAAACCAGTCTGCTCTTTCACAGGTCATCTTGATGATGTCTTGGACTTGTCCTGGTCCAGATCTCAG CTGCTGCTGTCATCCTCAATGGACAAAACTGTTAGGTTATGGGACATGGAAACGAAGAGCTGTCTAAAGTTGTTTGCACATAATGATTATG TGACTTGCATCCAGTTCAATCCAATGGATGAGAGATATTTCATAAGTGGCTCCCTTGATGCAAAAGTTCGAATCTGGAGCATACCTGATCGACAACTGGTGGACTGGACAGATCTTCATGAAATGGTCACTGCTGTTTGCTACACTCCTGATGGCCAG GGTGCCTTGGTCGGTTCACATAAAGGAAGTTGTCGGATGTATAACGCGGAGG ATTGCAAGTTGAGCCAAATGGAATGTGTGGATGTTCAGAACAAGAAGCGGTCTCAAGCAAAGAAAATAACTGGTTTCCAG TTTTCCCCAGGGAATCCATCTGAAGTGCTCGTTACCTCTGCTGATTCCCGTGTACGAATTTTGGATGGTTCAGAAGTTGTTCATAAATTCAGAG GTTTTAGAAATATCAACAGCCAAATTTCAGCTTCATTTAGTTCAGATGGAAAATACGTGGTAAGTGCCAGTGAAGATTCCCATGTATACATTTGGAAGCGAGAAGAGCCTCGGCCTCGAGGAGGTACTGGAAAAGGCAAGAGTGTGATCAATACTCGATCTCATGAAAGCTTCCAGTGCAGAGATGTGTCAGTAGCCATCCCATGGAATGGTACAGTAAAGGGTGATCCCCCACCATTGCAGTTGCATTCTAAAAGGCAATCAAAACGATCTTCCGCCCCCTCACAACCACCATCGGCCAGCACTTCTCCCACTAAAGAAGATGCAGCTGTAAACAGTAAGAGACATTTCCCACCTTCAGCCAACGAGTCGCCCACTAGAGAAGAGAACTCTCCAGTTAAGAACAGCAAGAGACAACTGCCACCTCTTCCAAGGAAAAACAGCATAGATACATCTCATACTCCTCCTGACGAATACATGTCTCTAATTTCTCATTCGGATTCTGGACTTGGAGAGTTATTTGCTTCAAGCTCTTCTTCAATAAGATACGGTGATTCACCTTCTATTTCTGCTGCTCCTACTCCATCTTCCTCTTGGTCTTCCTCTTGGTTATGGCTCGATGGAGGTAGCCATGGGAACCAAACTGTCCAAGCAACGGCATGGGGCTTGGTGATTGTGACAGCTACATTAGGAGGCGAAATCAGGACTTATCAAAATTTTGGGTTGCCTCGAAAGATTGGCCGCCAAGCGCACCTATTTTGA